The sequence below is a genomic window from Campylobacter sp. MIT 12-8780.
CTAAAATCCCTTGTCGTGATGAGGTGTCTCATAGCTTCTCCTATATCTTTAAATTCAGCTCATTTTGAGAACAAATCGCCGTAAAAAGCACATCAGTTGAGCTATTTAAGGCTGTTTCAACGCTATCTTGTATCACGCCTATAACAAAGCCTACAGCCACCACTTGCATAGCGATATCATAGTCAATATTAAGCAAAGAGCAAGCCAGAGGGATAAGAAGCAAAGAGCCTCCAGCTACTCCACTAGCCCCACACGCTGCAAAAGTAGCGATTATACTTAAAAGTATAGCTTCAAAAAGGCTGATATGTATGCCCAAAGTATGAGCTGCTGCAAGGCTTAAAACGGCTATGGTTACAGCTGCTCCAGCCATATTTATCGTAGCTCCTAAGGGGATAGAAACTCCATATAAGTTTTTATCCACGCCAAGCTTTTCACAAAGCGCCATATTTACAGGGATATTTGCAGCTGAACTTCGTGTGAAAAAGGCAAAAACCGCACTTTGTTTAAGGCAGATAAAGATGAGTGGATAAGGATTTTTTTTCGTAACGATAAAAACGATGAGAGCATTGATGACAAAAGCCACAAAAAACATAGTCAAAACAAGCACTACAAGTAGCTTTAAGTAGCTGATTAAGCCAGCTGCGCCAGTGCTTGCGATAGAATGAGCCACTAAAGCAAAGATACCAAAAGGAGCAAGTTTGACGATGAATTTAACGATCTTTAAAACGCCATGATTGATATCAACAAATAGCTCTTTAGCGTGAGCTGAGCAATGTTTCATCGCCA
It includes:
- the sstT gene encoding serine/threonine transporter SstT: MLSNLICKYKNGNLILQIFIGIIAGVLLGAFLPEFVPYVSILGDLFIGALKAIAPILVFILIATSLCTKDFSQSNHKMKNIIFLYIIGTFLASASAVVISFAFPVELVLNGVEKASNSSPESIGMVFKDLLFKIVDNPINALANGNYIGILTWAIAFGMAMKHCSAHAKELFVDINHGVLKIVKFIVKLAPFGIFALVAHSIASTGAAGLISYLKLLVVLVLTMFFVAFVINALIVFIVTKKNPYPLIFICLKQSAVFAFFTRSSAANIPVNMALCEKLGVDKNLYGVSIPLGATINMAGAAVTIAVLSLAAAHTLGIHISLFEAILLSIIATFAACGASGVAGGSLLLIPLACSLLNIDYDIAMQVVAVGFVIGVIQDSVETALNSSTDVLFTAICSQNELNLKI